From the genome of Lutzomyia longipalpis isolate SR_M1_2022 chromosome 2, ASM2433408v1, one region includes:
- the LOC129791005 gene encoding probable inactive serine/threonine-protein kinase slob2 isoform X5: MKVPSKLSISHFWIITLWCGFGLVIFGTFAVISCWIRKCRHSVLRYQYTALESGTCGQDRSPRERAVREQALAASQAWIQQSGGRYEVIVHLDDIGSRTNKHWFLLKDTSVRTDRLMTLLPIPPDCVALEELPPSQCLKGVFMELLGSLQHPYIYPVLDLGFVNFESRNYACLVTPFNPRGSLKDLIYKSQWNEAWCRKYTRKSTCLPISQVQRLGRQILEALLFLRERGFSSHGHLHSGNVILQNGVARLSGLENGILGLNSNINAIVWSKSRNELDNIDVICFGHLLFEMCCGYELAMPQPSPGHIQLDLERYPQVAEVLQMIFDSPDGRYPSVEDLVMHDLFRNIDLRELRGTCVPSFKHGLSSSTMSILQAVHRRQGSFFSGSYSEGSSPCTPPSTPRLGRKLEDSDTPSLSSHSEEIMEGVTIAATHYEPMDSPLHFCESSTSGQRDLEDAEEGCSTSQNYSTPNQLTTTSASKNSQSRRMEYSMRGMKLDVSNPSQDSAFGSMTDGDISVASSSFRLNSFQSVTSPIDEGVEDLTESKEARDPPQKHPPSCLEPPLLLVNDQCSIYTTSPLRRGDTIEVFSQKYRVSSFEDVPRTCQNLKRDKYAFRSFEEERRIDLAFAPITKSASTASAGKNQLSLSKSSLVRNEKFKRLTHAAFSSRMAGSRHVLWKNSIMARKQTVKSNESLLDTSPTRSLETKVSPVRDLGESLAPWNSWKSRSERTLFSLADFKQPALETSSCHAEDFTSDEEDTSTRVASSGDSSNTSKPPEEPEKSLDSSDEVEDADESSDFLSSPSHEYMCKLIGSGGEETPLLEGMEMSPISPKE, translated from the exons GCACAGTGTCCTGAGGTATCAATATACAGCGCTGGAGAGCGGGACCTGTGGCCAGGACAGAAGTCCACGCGAGAGAGCGGTGAGAGAGCAGGCACTTGCTGCAAGTCAGGCATGGATCCAGCAATCTGGAGGACGCTACGAGGTCATCGTGCATCTCGATGACATCGGATCGAGGACCAATAAGCACTGGTTCCTTCTAAAGGATACCTCT GTACGAACTGATCGCTTAATGACCCTACTTCCAATACCCCCGGATTGTGTTGCCTTAGAAGAACTGCCACCTTCTCAGTGTCTCAAGGGCGTCTTTATGGAGCTTCTTGGTTCTCTGCAACATCCCTACATTTATCCCGTCTTAGATTTAGGTTTTGTAAACTTCGAATCTCGCAACTATGCCTGCCTCGTGACACCCTTCAATCCTCGTGGCAGTCTCAAGGATCTCATTTACaag AGCCAGTGGAATGAGGCATGGTGTCGAAAGTACACGAGGAAATCCACTTGTTTGCCAATATCTCAAGTACAACGATTGGGACGACAAATTCTGGAGGCGTTACTCTTCCTCCGTGAACGGGGCTTCTCATCCCACGGGCATCTCCATAGTGGAAATGTTATTCTGCAGAACGGTGTGGCACG ACTGTCTGGATTGGAGAATGGAATCCTCGGGCTCAATTCCAATATAAATGCAATTGTATGGTCAAAGAGTCGCAATGAATTGGACAATATCGATGTTATCTGCTTTGGGCATCTCTTGTTTGAGATGTGCTGTGGGTATGAGTTGGCAATGCCCCAGCCGTCTCCGGGTCACATTCAGCTAGACCTTGAGAGATATCCTCAA gTGGCTGAAGTTCTGCAGATGATCTTCGATTCTCCAGACGGGAGATATCCTTCCGTTGAGGATCTCGTGATGCACGATCTCTTCCGGAACATTGATCTGCGAGAACTTCGAGGTACGTGCGTACCTTCGTTCAAGCACGGTCTCAGTAGTTCCACAATGAGCATTCTCCAGGCTGTCCACAGGCGTCAGGGGAGCTTCTTCAGTGGCTCCTACAGCGAAGGTAGTTCCCCGTGTACACCACCCTCAACGCCCAGACTTGGGAGGAAACTCGA GGATTCCGACACACCCAGCTTATCCAGTCATTCCGAAGAAATTATGGAGGGAGTCACAATTGCTGCCACTCACTACGAACCCATGGATTCACCTTTGCACTTTTGTGAAAGCAGCACAAGTGGTCAGAGGGATTTGGAGGATGCAGAAGAGGGTTGCTCAACATCACAGAATTATTCAACACCCAATCAACTCACAACGACCAGCGCCAGCAAGAATAGTCAAAGTAGAAGAATGGAGTACTCAATGCGTGGGATGAAGCTCGATGTTAGCAATCCTTCTCAG GATTCTGCATTTGGTTCAATGACGGATGGAGACATCTCAGTGGCATCATCGAGTTTCCGTCTGAATAGCTTCCAGTCCGTCACGTCTCCCATTGATGAGGGTGTTGAAGATCTAACAGAGTCCAAGGAAGCTCGTGATCCACCCCAAAAACACCCTCCTAGCTGCCTGGAGCCACCACTTTTGCTGGTTAATGACCAATGTTCCATCTACACAACATCACCCCTACGGAGAGGTGACACCATTGAGGTTTTCTCCCAAAAGTACCGTGTTTCTTCCTTCGAAGATGTCCCACGCACATGCCAGAACCTCAAGAGGGATAAATATGCATTCCGATCCTTTGAGGAGGAACGTCGAATTGATCTGGCTTTCGCTCCAATCACCAAGAGCGCTAGCACTGCGTCTGCTGGTAAAAATCAAT TGTCCCTGAGCAAGAGTTCCCTGGTGCGAAATGAGAAATTCAAGCGTCTAACGCATGCAGCTTTCTCAAGTCGCATGGCAGGAAGTCGTCATGTCCTGTGGAAGAACAGCATAATGGCACGGAAGCAAACTGTAAAATCCAACGAATCCCTCTTGGATACCTCTCCAACGCGTTCTTTGGAAACCAAAGTGAGCCCAGTGCGTGATTTGGGTGAATCCCTGGCTCCGTGGAATTCCTGGAAATCCCGCTCAGAACGAACTCTCTTCTCACTGGCTGACTTCAAGCAACCTGCCCTCGAGACAAGCTCCTGCCACGCTGAGGACTTCACATCCGACGAGGAGGACACGTCTACACGTGTAGCCAGCAGTGGTGACAGCTCCAACACCTCCAAGCCACCGGAGGAGCCGGAGAAGAGTCTCGATTCGAGCGATGAGGTCGAGGATGCGGATGAGAGTAGTGACTTCCTCTCGTCACCAAGTCACGAGTACATGTGCAAGTTAATTGGAAGCGGTGGCGAAGAGACTCCACTGCTTGAGGGTATGGAGATGTCTCCAATTTCGCCCAAGGAGTAA
- the LOC129791005 gene encoding probable inactive serine/threonine-protein kinase slob2 isoform X6: MKVPSKLSISHFWIITLWCGFGLVIFGTFAVISCWIRKCRHSVLRYQYTALESGTCGQDRSPRERAVREQALAASQAWIQQSGGRYEVIVHLDDIGSRTNKHWFLLKDTSVRTDRLMTLLPIPPDCVALEELPPSQCLKGVFMELLGSLQHPYIYPVLDLGFVNFESRNYACLVTPFNPRGSLKDLIYKSQWNEAWCRKYTRKSTCLPISQVQRLGRQILEALLFLRERGFSSHGHLHSGNVILQNGVARLSGLENGILGLNSNINAIVWSKSRNELDNIDVICFGHLLFEMCCGYELAMPQPSPGHIQLDLERYPQVAEVLQMIFDSPDGRYPSVEDLVMHDLFRNIDLRELRGTCVPSFKHGLSSSTMSILQAVHRRQGSFFSGSYSEGSSPCTPPSTPRLGRKLEDSDTPSLSSHSEEIMEGVTIAATHYEPMDSPLHFCESSTSGQRDLEDAEEGCSTSQNYSTPNQLTTTSASKNSQSRRMEYSMRGMKLDVSNPSQDSAFGSMTDGDISVASSSFRLNSFQSVTSPIDEGVEDLTESKEARDPPQKHPPSCLEPPLLLVNDQCSIYTTSPLRRGDTIEVFSQKYRVSSFEDVPRTCQNLKRDKYAFRSFEEERRIDLAFAPITKSASTASAVSLSKSSLVRNEKFKRLTHAAFSSRMAGSRHVLWKNSIMARKQTVKSNESLLDTSPTRSLETKVSPVRDLGESLAPWNSWKSRSERTLFSLADFKQPALETSSCHAEDFTSDEEDTSTRVASSGDSSNTSKPPEEPEKSLDSSDEVEDADESSDFLSSPSHEYMCKLIGSGGEETPLLEGMEMSPISPKE, encoded by the exons GCACAGTGTCCTGAGGTATCAATATACAGCGCTGGAGAGCGGGACCTGTGGCCAGGACAGAAGTCCACGCGAGAGAGCGGTGAGAGAGCAGGCACTTGCTGCAAGTCAGGCATGGATCCAGCAATCTGGAGGACGCTACGAGGTCATCGTGCATCTCGATGACATCGGATCGAGGACCAATAAGCACTGGTTCCTTCTAAAGGATACCTCT GTACGAACTGATCGCTTAATGACCCTACTTCCAATACCCCCGGATTGTGTTGCCTTAGAAGAACTGCCACCTTCTCAGTGTCTCAAGGGCGTCTTTATGGAGCTTCTTGGTTCTCTGCAACATCCCTACATTTATCCCGTCTTAGATTTAGGTTTTGTAAACTTCGAATCTCGCAACTATGCCTGCCTCGTGACACCCTTCAATCCTCGTGGCAGTCTCAAGGATCTCATTTACaag AGCCAGTGGAATGAGGCATGGTGTCGAAAGTACACGAGGAAATCCACTTGTTTGCCAATATCTCAAGTACAACGATTGGGACGACAAATTCTGGAGGCGTTACTCTTCCTCCGTGAACGGGGCTTCTCATCCCACGGGCATCTCCATAGTGGAAATGTTATTCTGCAGAACGGTGTGGCACG ACTGTCTGGATTGGAGAATGGAATCCTCGGGCTCAATTCCAATATAAATGCAATTGTATGGTCAAAGAGTCGCAATGAATTGGACAATATCGATGTTATCTGCTTTGGGCATCTCTTGTTTGAGATGTGCTGTGGGTATGAGTTGGCAATGCCCCAGCCGTCTCCGGGTCACATTCAGCTAGACCTTGAGAGATATCCTCAA gTGGCTGAAGTTCTGCAGATGATCTTCGATTCTCCAGACGGGAGATATCCTTCCGTTGAGGATCTCGTGATGCACGATCTCTTCCGGAACATTGATCTGCGAGAACTTCGAGGTACGTGCGTACCTTCGTTCAAGCACGGTCTCAGTAGTTCCACAATGAGCATTCTCCAGGCTGTCCACAGGCGTCAGGGGAGCTTCTTCAGTGGCTCCTACAGCGAAGGTAGTTCCCCGTGTACACCACCCTCAACGCCCAGACTTGGGAGGAAACTCGA GGATTCCGACACACCCAGCTTATCCAGTCATTCCGAAGAAATTATGGAGGGAGTCACAATTGCTGCCACTCACTACGAACCCATGGATTCACCTTTGCACTTTTGTGAAAGCAGCACAAGTGGTCAGAGGGATTTGGAGGATGCAGAAGAGGGTTGCTCAACATCACAGAATTATTCAACACCCAATCAACTCACAACGACCAGCGCCAGCAAGAATAGTCAAAGTAGAAGAATGGAGTACTCAATGCGTGGGATGAAGCTCGATGTTAGCAATCCTTCTCAG GATTCTGCATTTGGTTCAATGACGGATGGAGACATCTCAGTGGCATCATCGAGTTTCCGTCTGAATAGCTTCCAGTCCGTCACGTCTCCCATTGATGAGGGTGTTGAAGATCTAACAGAGTCCAAGGAAGCTCGTGATCCACCCCAAAAACACCCTCCTAGCTGCCTGGAGCCACCACTTTTGCTGGTTAATGACCAATGTTCCATCTACACAACATCACCCCTACGGAGAGGTGACACCATTGAGGTTTTCTCCCAAAAGTACCGTGTTTCTTCCTTCGAAGATGTCCCACGCACATGCCAGAACCTCAAGAGGGATAAATATGCATTCCGATCCTTTGAGGAGGAACGTCGAATTGATCTGGCTTTCGCTCCAATCACCAAGAGCGCTAGCACTGCGTCTGCTG TGTCCCTGAGCAAGAGTTCCCTGGTGCGAAATGAGAAATTCAAGCGTCTAACGCATGCAGCTTTCTCAAGTCGCATGGCAGGAAGTCGTCATGTCCTGTGGAAGAACAGCATAATGGCACGGAAGCAAACTGTAAAATCCAACGAATCCCTCTTGGATACCTCTCCAACGCGTTCTTTGGAAACCAAAGTGAGCCCAGTGCGTGATTTGGGTGAATCCCTGGCTCCGTGGAATTCCTGGAAATCCCGCTCAGAACGAACTCTCTTCTCACTGGCTGACTTCAAGCAACCTGCCCTCGAGACAAGCTCCTGCCACGCTGAGGACTTCACATCCGACGAGGAGGACACGTCTACACGTGTAGCCAGCAGTGGTGACAGCTCCAACACCTCCAAGCCACCGGAGGAGCCGGAGAAGAGTCTCGATTCGAGCGATGAGGTCGAGGATGCGGATGAGAGTAGTGACTTCCTCTCGTCACCAAGTCACGAGTACATGTGCAAGTTAATTGGAAGCGGTGGCGAAGAGACTCCACTGCTTGAGGGTATGGAGATGTCTCCAATTTCGCCCAAGGAGTAA